Proteins encoded within one genomic window of Equus przewalskii isolate Varuska chromosome 3, EquPr2, whole genome shotgun sequence:
- the C3H4orf36 gene encoding uncharacterized protein C4orf36 homolog, with protein MAYVLPRKNTVKTILRGRCYEVQEPWDLALLTQTWYTNLTNIQLPFLGEITFGSPLQLQKCKTVKDGLLPSAESIKLEREYEMKRLDNLKRQENAAEEIQVSLRERPVGLRRPLPPK; from the exons ATGGCTTATGTCTTGCCAAGAAAGAACACAGTGAAAACCATTTTGCGGGGCAGGTGTTATGAAGT ACAGGAACCTTGGGACCTTGCACTGCTCACACAGACCTGGTATACGAACCTAACCAACATCCAATTGCCTTTCTTGGGAGAAATTACGTTTGGTAGTCCTTTACAGCTCCAAAAATGTAAAACCGTTAAGGACGGTCTGCTCCCTTCTGCAGAAT ccATCAAACTTGAAAGGGAGTATGAAATGAAGCGCCTGGATAACCTGAAGCGCCAGGAAAACGCAGCTGAGGAAATTCAGGTTTCCCTAAGGGAAAGGCCAGTGGGTTTGAGAAGACCTCTTCCACCTAAGTGA